The Nicotiana tomentosiformis chromosome 2, ASM39032v3, whole genome shotgun sequence genome includes the window TAATGGATATCTTAAAGAATGAAGAAACAAAAAAGCAAGGTTAGTAAAGACTCACCACTGCAGCACACTGCAAGAAAAGCCAATCATGGGGACAGTTATCGAGCAAATACACAAAATCTTTTGGTTCTGCCACTGGAGCCACAAAGAAAAGCAGGTAAATAAGCTAATGAATACCTCTCTAAGAGATAATCTACAAATACACAAGTACAATAGCAAAAATAACGGGTTATTCTCGCAAGCGGAATAAAGTAAATGCAGAAGAAAACTTCTCGTAAGCGGAATAAAGTAAATGCAGAAGAAAACTTCTTACTGTTTCCGAGGCCACCCCAGCCTTTATTAATGATTCCCCTTTGTCCAGTGATTTCGAGTGCTTTAACAATTGTTTCGGTCATCTTCTCTGGCTCTTGAACAGGCTGAGATAGGAGAAATAAGTTAAATTAGAAGATAgatattattttcaagaaaaaaataaagcTGAAGTCAGGGTATTAAACAATAATTTGATTTGTAGCACGAGTTTAGCGTGAAGGATATTTAGCATTATTTGAATTGTACTTTAAAACGCCTAGAACCTAGTTTGTATAGCAGAGCCTTTCCTAGCGAGCCTGCATTTTATGCGTCTCTTAATATGCACTTAATGTGGAGAGAAGGGTCTGAAAGGAATAATAGTTTGTCGAACACAGTTCATAATATACATAGATAACCACTAACTACCGGAATCCAACTGCAAAGGTACAACAAGAAGAAATCACCACAGCCCCTTTTTCAAAGCTTCCTCAGCAGAACCAAAGAAGGGACAGATGGTTACATACGGAGAGATTTTTGCTTTCttgcttttcctttttcttttggcaTAATACATCCGAACCCCCCTAAACTTGGCAACCGTTTATTCAGTGCACAACTGAACTATTTTTAGTCCTGATTACCCCCTGAACTTGGCAGTTTGACAGCTTCGATACTGCTGACATGGCAAATAGCTAGAATACACTCTATTTTAGGCGTCTGggaatgaaaaaaaaatcaacaaatCAGCTTCTAAGTGGAGTATATTCCAACCGTTATTGCCACGTAGTCATATACAATGATTAATTTGTTCCAGTTTTGCATTTCATCTTGCTTCTTCTTCATATACAATGCATATTTTTACCCCAACtttgtatttctttttatttcttctttagatACAATAACTACTTGTTGTAACTGCGTATTTCTTCTTTTTGCCAAATATGTAAAAGCTTGGCTGGAACTCTATTGTTTTTAGCCAAATAAAAGAGGTTTTGGCCAAAATAATGGAGTTCCAACTGTGcatttctttttattcttctaTAGATGTAATGACTATTTTTTTCCAACTGTGTATTTCTTCTTTTTGGGGCCAAATAGGAACTCAGTATTTTTAGCCAAAATTTTTTTTATCCAAAATAGTGGAGCTTCAATTGTGTATTTCTTCTTTGGATGCAATGACTATACATTCtgtgtattttttaattttttggggCCAAATCTGTAAAAAGATTTTGCTAGAGCTCTATTATTTTTTGGTGAAATAAAAAAGTTCTATCCAATATAATTGAATTATAttggtgtattttattttatttctttctttaaaTGCAACAACAATTTGTTTCAACTGCATATTTTTTTTAAGGCCAAATCTATTGGAGTACAAAATTGGCTGAAACTCCATTACTCTTAGCTAAAAAAGATTAGCCTAAACAATGGAGTTTCAGCCAAGTTTCTTAACAAATTTGGCCTGAAAAAGATGATCCAAAAGGTTAACAAATTttaaaaagtaataaaatatattttattataaaaaaacgccacatggaaaaaaaaaaatcgaTGTGGCAGAGCGTTTGTCTCATCCACATCAGGTGAGATTGGTTACAGGGTCGAGGTTATCGAAATGCCAagttcggggggggggggaggagagaGTATTCTGTATTTTTTTTTGTTGGATCGAAGGGAGAGAAGAAGGGAATAGATAGAGAGAAAAATTATAAAGAAAGTAAACGTCCAAGAAACTCACAAGACTACCAAACCCAATGTATATGGGCTTCAGACCAGCTTTAAGCCAGTTTACAAGTACTTCTGGAGGTTCATAACCCGATGCAAGATCAAGGAAGCAAAATCCCACCACATCAATCTTGGGTCCCCAATCTGCAAAAGTCAGACAGTATAAAGCTAGAGTGACAACTTAATAAACAGTAATGGCATCTCATAGGATCAGAATATGAAAAAGATACAACATGATGCACTACGAACTATTAGGCTCTCATAGGAGTAATGGAATATAAAAGGGATTTTATACAAAGTTTGCACTATATCAGATAAACAAGTTAAAGCTGAGAAAGATAAAGGAGTTCTTATATCAGGTAAAAAGAAATCTGAAGAATGAACCTTTTGGTTTAGGAACAAGGTGAGGACTCCAAATATATCCGTGTGGGATATCCGACTCAGAGCCTTGTGAACCACTTAAGTATGTGACTGGTCGAAGTTTCAGTTTTTTCTTCCTAACATCATTTATCATGTCGCGTATTCCTAGCCAAATCAAGGAGTCAACAATCTGATATGATAGCTGCACAGTTCGTAAAAGAAAAAACGTGAACAGAAACCAACCATTTTATTTTTTGTGGGAAGGGTGGGAAGGGAGATAGAAAAAAAGTACAGTACATCATTGCAACATTAAAAAACACGGAAAGACAAGATACGAACGGTAGATGCCGAAATCCAACTTACCCTATATCCAGCTGGTTGCTTTACACGGGACAAAGGATGAGGAAATTCACTAGTTGGCCTGTACAAAAGATAAAATACATTTGATGATAAATTAAGGCCCAGATCTAACTTGTCAACAGGATATCTAAATGGAAATGAATAGAACGAAAAACTAAGTAGCTTCCTAAGCCTCCATTACCCAAGCAGACTTACGTCCATGGCATTGTGAAAAATATATGAATCGGGATTTTCAATGCTTCTGCAACATGTGTATGCCCTGAAATGGGATTCAATGTTAGTAGGACATACTACTCTAATAACTCTAACATATGTATACACCCAAAATGTTTGACTAGCACAACAGCTTTGGCAtgcccccaacagagttgaaaggaGGTCCATAAGCCATGCCGTACAACAAATTTTTGAAAACTGTGTGAATCATCAATAGAATATTTGATTCACTTGGACCTGCATTATCTAGGACAAGTGGAAATGGTCTTTTATGAACCAATAAAACTAAGCTAAGCATGCATAATACATCTTGTACATCCAGATAGAGAGTTGGAACATGTTATATCGTTGCCTCAAATGTCAAACTCCACTAAAGATTCAATTGTATTAGCTGTAACCCACACAAAACCACCGATCAGATCAAATTCTATGCCTTATAACAGCAAGAACTAAAATGTTTGCAGGTCAATCATGTGTAGTCACCACTCCACAACTGCACTTCTAACCCAATGAACAAGAGTTTAACTACTACTTGCATCCACAAAAGATGCTCCTAATCGAGAAGATATTTTCACAGATCAGAAGTAATGGCATAATAAATGTAAGACCCATCTTCCAAATTTAAATGGAAATATACATATTGAATATACACTCGTGGGTCATCAACATTAACGCTTGAATGCATTTGTTGGATTAACATGTAACTACTACTTTTATGCATTAAAATGTCGACTTCATGAGCActaatccaacataaatatttgaaAAGAAACACCATGGTTATCCAAAAAAAAAGATAATTTGAAAAGAATCTCCAAGATAGCAATAAATTTTTTCATTATATGCTAATAAGTGTTAGAATCAATAAATTCTCAGAGACAGTTTCTTTTCGGTGATTACAGACTCTCTGATCCCTTGCCAAATCTAGTACATGTGAATTGTTCTCCACTAAACTGAAGAAGCAAAAATTGAGAAATATTATAGAATTTTCCCCCGTGTGCTGCAAGAAAAGGACACACTTCAAGCTTGACACACACATGGAGAGTTTTCCCTACTATGTCTAAGGTAATATAATTTACTCTGTCCAAGCATTACTCACTTTACTTGCCCTTGCCAATAAGAGAAGGAGCTTAGTATATGCTTTGGGATTGTACCTGAAATATTTATTCTAACTGCTGGAGTAAGATCCTTCTTTTTTCAATTTATAATACTACTAATTCAgcctttaaaaataacttgaagCATATCACTCAATAAAAATATCAGCATATAGGAATAGGAGAGTTTGACTATAATGAAAACAGGAAATAAGGGGCAAGCCAATACATAAACAAGGAAATGAATAAAATAGTATAGAAGATGCATAAACTACTAATCTTACCGTATGCTGGGGGGTTAGCTATAATTGCGTCTGCTTTGAAGGGAATCCCTGTATCCATATCAGGTTCTTTGCAGGGTGAGAGTAGAGAGTATATAATATCCTTCAACTGAGCTCTCTGAGTAGGAATCTCTGAAGGTCCGGAAGGTAAAAATCCTTTGTTTTTAACCATGTCTGTATATGCAAGAGGAAGAAAATTGTAATTGTCTAGTTGACTTACATATTTAATGACTTGCAAGAATGACCGGATGCATCCACCAGATACACACTGCAAGATATACCAGATACACCAGATGCAACTATGAATTTTGTCTTTCAAATGACATGTAGGAAAATACACATCATATATAATACTAATCCTCAAATTCATGCCCAAGAGAATTCACGAAAAGAAAATTCGCACACAAGGCAAACTATGGCATATAATGCAGTTGTTTAGTTTAGTGAAAATAAAGTGCAATTCCCACAGAGCATAGTTGTAGTGGATTTAAGAAAAAGCTTACGTGCATCTAAGTAATGCAATGCAAGACACTTATTTCAATTAGAGAAAATAAGAACTTGAGTGCATCTAACCAGTGCAAGAAGCTTATTActgaattattattttattttattttgtgctTATTCCTGAAGTCTCCCATGTGGCTGTTTAAAATCAAGGTTCTCGACAAGCATGTAAACCAAGAAAAAGCTGGTTCTCTGCCATTTATTCCAGCTTTAGCAGAGTTACATAAGTGTATGATGAATGGACTACTGGATCTCACAATGTATTATTTTAAAAGTAGTAAACATCCATCACAAATGAACAGCAATTGCGCAAAGTTCAAGCGAGACAGGAGAACCACAATAGATTGCCAAGTCAGTTTCAGAACAAGCGGGAAATTTAGGAACATACATCCAGCCAAAATTTTTGGATCACCCCCAAGGGGATAGAATTCCAATCCAGCAGTCAAGACAAACTCTTTGAAATTTGCATGCGTCGCCAACCTCACTCGATGGCCAAAATCCTGCATCGACAGTTCTGTCAATAAACTAGTAAAGACCATGGCATACTTTTTCAACTATGACAAGGAATGACAAATTATTAAAAGTTCTTTTTGACGGAAGTTCACAATGCACCACATAAAGTCCAACTTCTACAACAAAATTAGGGTCACGCAAGAAGCATCGAGGGAACAATTACTCTCCTAATCTATGAACTATTTAAAAAGTCAAACAGAATTAGATTAAGATCTCAGAAACACAGGATTCACCCATAAAAGAAAGTTTACAAAATTTTGTCTAACCAGTGACAGCTCAAAAAGTCAAACGGCAGTTACAAGTTTCAACGGTAGCAGCCCTTGTAACTTATAACAGAAACAATTTTCAATTACTAAATAAAATCTGCTAGATCCAGAATTACAAATGCCAACATGTCCTATCAGCAGAAAAACAATGCTATATCAATATGCGGAAGACCTTATATGATACATAATTGAAGCGGTACAACAAAGGATAGCGTCTGGGCTTTAAGAATCATTTCAAATTCTATTTTGTGAAGGAGATGAGCAAAGAGAAAGAGGTAGGGTTAGGCCTCAAATTGGGAACCGCTAACATGTATTCTTGTTTAGTGGCGTCTCCAGGCTTGACCATGTCCTAATTTAATTGAGAAATGGACTAGAGGCATGGCGAGTTTCTGTACAAACTCATGCAATAAGGTGTTAGGTCCATATTTGAAAGGAAAGGCAGTTACAGGCTAGTTTAGAGAGCCATTTTCAACAAAAACAGCTTCCCAGAAAGCAAAACAATTAAACAAAAATTGAGCATTACCAACCATAAAAATCAGGTCCTTGATAACCTCAGGAAACTCTTCGGATAACCTTTTCTTGGATTTGGAATGGGTTGAGAGGGTATTTGGATGTTCAATGTCAATAACAAGCACTCAGAAGGCTGGACTTCTATAAACTAAGAAATGTGAGATAACTAGCACTGCAGCCAAAAGAACAAAAAGTTTGCAATTTTCTTAGATTTGCACCTTTTTTTTTGTGAatgtgtggggtgggggtggggggaacGGGCTAGCATGGCAGCCAAAGGGAAAAAGGTGGGAAACCGGAAAGAGAAAAGGTAGCATGTCCCTTTCCATTGTAGAATTCAGTACATAGAGAAAGATACACACCTAGCAGAGCTGAAATCTGTTTTGCCAAATTAACATGCAAAGAGCACATACATATGTATCTACAATCTAGTGACATCCCTAACTCGTAGATATACAATCTGTTTGCCAAATGATGTCCAAGTACCTGCAGACGCTTTCCAATTGCAATAAAAGGCTGCACATCACCACGTGTTCCAACAATAAGAATTACAATCTGTATAGGTGGAATATATTGAAGTTCTGTTGCATCAAGAGGTTCATCCTCAACTGCGCTATGCACACTTTCAGATCCAGTTCCAAGCACTCTGGGTTCAACATCACCCGGAATTTCAAATTCTACAGTACCATCATCTTTGACAGTAGCTATTCTCTTCAACAATTTGAGCTGCAGCATTTTAAGTGGTTAACACACATCTCATGCAGTAGATGAATATATGTCCAGCCTTACGGACATAATAAAATCCAGTAAAAATAAACAGCAAATGACAGAATATAGACAAACAAAATTATATGATGTTgccataaatttaaaaaaaaataagataaTAATGAAGGCATTCCATATTACCTTTAAGATATCGTCAGATGTATAAATGAAAAAACTATCATATACACACAACCAAAAAGAAAGCAATAGTCATGCTTTCACGAACACTATTTGGCCTGGTTGACCAAAGCGTGAGATTTAGGAAAGTTGCtttgctaaaaaaaaaaaaatattttgctaGATTCTTTATCAAGTAACGCACTTCACATTATCACTTGCAAATGGTGTGTTTACTTGAAAATCCAAACTACTCATTCATAAAAGAAAGCTATAACTATATGTCCTGAGCTTAAGCTGCCAATGTTCTCCTGCAGCCAAGGAACATCGGGTACGGTTCTACTCTTCTTTCCTTCTTTAGGCCTCTAATTATTAATGTAGGCATCATTAAAACCTCCATTCCCATATTTCTCCACGGTAAAATTCACTCACTGTTCTTCCTTTCTTTAGGCCTCTAGTAACCTCTTCAGAAAACATGCTTCCAGTCTAATCGCACTACTATATATAGATTAATGTAGGCATCGCTAAGATCTCCATTCCATATTTGACTTAAAACAGCCTGCAAAAAGCCAAGTGCAGACagtaaggaaaaaggaaagaaaaacctAATTTAGAATCTGCAATAGAGAAATCGAAACCCAATGCAAACTATGAGTCAAAGGGCGGAGATTGAGCCTTGCTTGTTTTGCAATTGGGTAAGACGTTCTTTGTATGGCAAGACTGATTTTGTGATCTGTTTTGACACTATTGACAGAAGCTCACCCCTAAAGTTCTATTTAGGAGAATAGCCCCATCCACACGAATGAGAATCATGGCTAGCCAGTATATAAGGCTTAGCAAAACCTGAATGCAAGTGAAGTTTATATGTGGCTAGCCAGTATATATGTGTCACTTTTAACGCTACAGAATCTTAGGGATAACTACTTTAATTTAGTGGCCCTCTAGTCTTCCTACTTGGTAGTTTATATGATCTTCTCTCTCAATTCATATAGGCAAAAGCTCTACCTACGACAGCACGCTCAAAGCAAATCATCAACTCAGTTTGCAATAAAGTTTTTGCGATAGTTTGCCTTAAGAAATCAATGCCAATCATTTGCTCATCGATGCATGCCTACTATTTGTCAAGCTTTCATTTTGTATATTATGTAAAGGATCTCAAAAGTAATTAGATGCTAGTTCTGCACTTCACATATCTCGCCAAGTTGAAAGAAAATGCAGTTCTTTTCCATAGCAGCACATTCCATGAACTGGACCTCACTCTATAGACCTCATCATTCATTTCATAGTCAGTGCTTCATATTATTAGTATGATTAATCAGTTTGCTGGAAGACAATAACATTATTTGATTGTATCTTCACATTTGCCAATACACACTTCTAAACCAAATTTCTGAAGTCATCACCTACCCAAATTGGCAACCACAAGGTCTCCTTATCTCTTTTAAACTTTTTCCAGCCTTTGGCtgtgatattttctttttttaaaaacggTTGTGTCCGGACCAGCTTatgcgcacctcgactaattccattAGGTACCTTCTACCTCCTACCAGCACAAGTACCGGATAACTCTATCCATTAAGGCTTAAACAGATGGGAAGAAATAATTTGAGATATATATGACTGAGAATTTGCGACACCCCTGCTTTTTCCTGTGACTTTGGCCCTTATATTCCATAGGGATGTAGTTGCTTAGCCCCAAAAAATTTAGCTCTATTGGCTAAGGTTGAGGGACTTGTCGTCTTAGGTAATAGGTTCGAGCCTTGTGCCAAGCGAACTAACTCTTGTATTTAGGtggataaggatagagggggactcatCATCCCCGAATTTCAAAGGTTGCCGTTGGCCCAACGGATTTCTCCGTCATAAAAAAATAAAGGATGTAGGGGCTCACTTTAAGTTGTCTCAAGAGTCCTTTTGCTATGGCTTCCAAAGATTAAGTTGGATCATTCTTCGCAAGAGAAAAGCTTTATTGATAATTAGATATAGGCCATAGCACAAAATAGAGACTAAGTAAGAGAAAGTAAAGAAGGTCTCTCCTTCCAAGCCTCTGCCCCTTGGTTCACCGGCTGCCTTTCCATAAGTAACACTAATTTTTCTAAACTCCCCAAGTAAACCAAACTCTGGGGATACTTCTCCTCTTTTTTCTTTCCTGTGCACTTATTAACCAATCTTATTCCAGTGGCTAGAAAAAAATACATAATTGACATGTGTGTCAATGGTTCAAACCCTTTATTAAGGGGGAAAAGGGTCCAATGGACACATATCAAGGAGCAATGTAAATTTCAAATTCAGCTTTATTGTATATCTAACGAAATACCAGCTAACTTGGGATTGGTTGTGTTCTTTGATGtactaatctttttttttttaaatctggaTTATGAATActatatttttttctattttaggaAATAGTAacgaggatgttgagatggatgagTGGGTGTACCAGGAGAGATAATAGTAGGAATGAAGCCATTCGGGACAAAGTGGGAGTGGCctccgtggaggacaagatgcgggagtcgaggctgagatggttcgggcacgtaaAGAGGAGAAGCATTGATGCTcttgttaggaggtgtgagaggttggccatggcgggtttgagaagaggtcgaggtaggccaaagaagtactggggagaggtgattaggcaggatatggcgcgacttcagcttactgaggacatgacccttgataggagggtgtggaggtcgaggattagggtagaagaTTAGTAGGTAGTTGAAAGTTTTCCCTTTTCTTACCGGTAGTTTTAGTATCACTCATGTTCCTTCATATTCTTAGATCTATATTACGGCATGTGGTATAGTTTGCTTCAGGTACGGTATTCCCTGTTGTTATTATCTAGCACTACTTATCCCCCCCCCCTCCTTTTCCTTCTTTTCccctcattcttcttctttctcctcttcttcttcttactcCTCACCCTTTCTGAgttgagggtctattggaaacaacctttttttaccttcactaggtaggggtaaggtttgtgtagtacacactaccctccccatacctcaCTTGTGTGAATATACTGAGTTTTTTGTTGTTTTTGCCGTAGTAATGTATTTCGGGGGTTGGACTAAAGTGTAAAGTATGTATACTCAAATAATGGAATCTCTTAAAGCATATCTAATTCTTCTCACACTACTCAAATGGCATTGGCATGTTTTTCTAGGAGGAAAGACAGATTTTTGAACTTCGTCATTGGGTAAAGTCTGTCTCCTGACAAATGATTCTACCA containing:
- the LOC104102725 gene encoding sterol 3-beta-glucosyltransferase UGT80A2-like isoform X1 is translated as MAESSSKFDPPSSSSSSSSSSSGEVSVTVEKDVSDENGSKTGGEGADVDNRESVGDSVGITDSSGTLAMELTRVNTLPPEILTSEKPHSPSYHLKLERSKTETPTHSSGFAQAAAKIFDNKISEQQKLKLLKRIATVKDDGTVEFEIPGDVEPRVLGTGSESVHSAVEDEPLDATELQYIPPIQIVILIVGTRGDVQPFIAIGKRLQDFGHRVRLATHANFKEFVLTAGLEFYPLGGDPKILAGYMVKNKGFLPSGPSEIPTQRAQLKDIIYSLLSPCKEPDMDTGIPFKADAIIANPPAYGHTHVAEALKIPIHIFFTMPWTPTSEFPHPLSRVKQPAGYRLSYQIVDSLIWLGIRDMINDVRKKKLKLRPVTYLSGSQGSESDIPHGYIWSPHLVPKPKDWGPKIDVVGFCFLDLASGYEPPEVLVNWLKAGLKPIYIGFGSLPVQEPEKMTETIVKALEITGQRGIINKGWGGLGNMAEPKDFVYLLDNCPHDWLFLQCAAVVHHGGAGTTAAGLKAACPTTVVPFFGDQPFWGERVHARGVGPPPIPVDEFSLDKLVDAIKFMLDPKVKEQAVELAKAMENEDGVTGAVKAFFKHLPRKKLEPEQLPKRSSVFSIKSCFGFS
- the LOC104102725 gene encoding sterol 3-beta-glucosyltransferase UGT80A2-like isoform X2 is translated as MDHLKLTASLQFNMLGTLAMELTRVNTLPPEILTSEKPHSPSYHLKLERSKTETPTHSSGFAQAAAKIFDNKISEQQKLKLLKRIATVKDDGTVEFEIPGDVEPRVLGTGSESVHSAVEDEPLDATELQYIPPIQIVILIVGTRGDVQPFIAIGKRLQDFGHRVRLATHANFKEFVLTAGLEFYPLGGDPKILAGYMVKNKGFLPSGPSEIPTQRAQLKDIIYSLLSPCKEPDMDTGIPFKADAIIANPPAYGHTHVAEALKIPIHIFFTMPWTPTSEFPHPLSRVKQPAGYRLSYQIVDSLIWLGIRDMINDVRKKKLKLRPVTYLSGSQGSESDIPHGYIWSPHLVPKPKDWGPKIDVVGFCFLDLASGYEPPEVLVNWLKAGLKPIYIGFGSLPVQEPEKMTETIVKALEITGQRGIINKGWGGLGNMAEPKDFVYLLDNCPHDWLFLQCAAVVHHGGAGTTAAGLKAACPTTVVPFFGDQPFWGERVHARGVGPPPIPVDEFSLDKLVDAIKFMLDPKVKEQAVELAKAMENEDGVTGAVKAFFKHLPRKKLEPEQLPKRSSVFSIKSCFGFS